A genomic segment from Thermostichus lividus PCC 6715 encodes:
- the dxs gene encoding 1-deoxy-D-xylulose-5-phosphate synthase — MHLSELTHPNQLHGLSIAQLSQIAAQIRDKHLETVAATGGHLGPGLGVVELTLALYQTLDLEQDRVIWDVGHQAYPHKMLTGRYNNFHTLRQKGGIAGYLNLRESPFDHFGAGHASTSISAALGMAIARDLKGEHFKVVAIIGDGALTGGMALEAINHAGHLPDTNLMVVLNDNEMSISPNVGAIPRYLNKIRLSPQVQFIADNLEEQFKHIPFLGENLTPEMHRIKEGMKRLAVPKVGAVFEELGFTYVGPVDGHNLEELIATFQHAHTISGPVLVHVATIKGKGYAIAENDQVGYHAQNPFDLVTGKAKPSSKPKPPSYSKVFGETLTKLAENDPRIIGITAAMATGTGLDILQKRLPKQYIDVGIAEQHAVTMAAGLATQGMRPVATIYSTFLQRAYDQIVHDVCIQSLPVFFCMDRAGIVGADGPTHQGMYDIAYLRCLPNMVLMAPKDEAELQQMLVTGINYTAGPIALRYPRGNGHGVALMEEGWEPLPIGKGELLRQGEDLVLVAYGSMVYPALQVAEILKEHGMRAAVINARFAKPLDTELIIPLAKQTGRVVTLEEGCLMGGFGSAVLEALQDADVLVPVLRLGVPDILVEHATPDESKADLGLTPPQMAETIMAKFAVPQPTVAVG; from the coding sequence ATGCATTTGAGTGAGCTCACCCATCCTAACCAGTTGCACGGGTTATCCATTGCTCAGTTGAGTCAAATTGCAGCACAGATCCGCGATAAGCATCTGGAAACGGTGGCGGCAACGGGAGGGCATCTGGGGCCGGGCTTAGGTGTGGTGGAGTTGACCCTAGCTCTGTACCAAACCCTTGATCTAGAGCAAGATCGGGTGATTTGGGATGTTGGCCACCAAGCCTATCCCCACAAAATGTTGACGGGTCGCTATAACAACTTTCATACGCTGCGCCAAAAGGGTGGGATTGCGGGCTACTTAAATCTACGGGAGAGTCCCTTTGACCATTTTGGCGCCGGCCATGCCTCGACGAGTATCTCAGCAGCATTGGGGATGGCGATCGCCCGAGACCTTAAGGGAGAGCACTTTAAGGTGGTGGCCATCATTGGCGATGGGGCTTTGACGGGTGGCATGGCGCTAGAAGCCATTAACCATGCCGGGCACCTTCCAGACACCAACCTCATGGTGGTTCTTAACGACAACGAAATGTCGATTTCTCCCAACGTGGGGGCCATTCCCCGCTACTTAAACAAGATTCGCCTGTCCCCCCAAGTCCAATTCATTGCCGATAACCTTGAGGAACAATTTAAGCACATTCCCTTTCTTGGGGAAAACCTCACCCCGGAAATGCACCGCATTAAGGAAGGTATGAAACGGTTAGCCGTACCCAAGGTTGGAGCGGTGTTTGAAGAACTGGGCTTTACCTACGTCGGGCCAGTGGATGGCCATAACCTCGAAGAGTTGATTGCCACCTTCCAGCACGCCCACACCATTAGCGGGCCGGTCTTGGTTCATGTGGCAACGATTAAAGGCAAAGGCTATGCGATCGCCGAAAACGATCAAGTGGGCTACCATGCCCAAAACCCCTTTGATTTGGTGACCGGCAAAGCCAAACCCTCCAGCAAGCCCAAGCCCCCCAGCTACTCGAAGGTTTTTGGTGAAACCCTCACTAAATTGGCCGAAAATGACCCGCGCATTATTGGTATTACTGCTGCCATGGCCACAGGCACCGGTCTAGATATTTTGCAAAAGCGGCTGCCGAAACAATACATTGACGTTGGCATTGCTGAGCAGCACGCGGTCACAATGGCTGCTGGCCTCGCCACCCAAGGAATGCGCCCTGTAGCCACAATTTACTCCACATTTTTACAACGTGCCTACGACCAAATTGTTCACGATGTCTGCATCCAGAGCCTGCCGGTCTTTTTCTGCATGGATCGCGCCGGTATTGTGGGGGCTGATGGGCCGACTCACCAAGGAATGTACGACATTGCCTACCTCCGCTGCCTGCCCAATATGGTGCTAATGGCTCCCAAAGATGAAGCTGAACTCCAACAAATGCTGGTGACCGGCATTAATTACACCGCTGGCCCCATTGCCCTGCGTTATCCGCGGGGAAATGGCCACGGTGTTGCCCTGATGGAGGAAGGCTGGGAGCCGTTGCCCATCGGCAAAGGGGAACTCCTGCGCCAAGGGGAGGATCTGGTGCTGGTTGCCTACGGTTCCATGGTCTATCCAGCCCTGCAGGTCGCGGAAATCCTCAAAGAACATGGTATGCGTGCCGCGGTAATCAATGCACGCTTTGCCAAACCGCTCGACACAGAGTTAATTATTCCTTTAGCCAAACAAACGGGTCGAGTGGTTACCCTCGAAGAAGGTTGCCTGATGGGAGGATTTGGTTCAGCGGTTTTAGAAGCATTGCAGGACGCAGACGTTCTTGTACCTGTGCTGCGTTTAGGCGTTCCAGATATTTTGGTGGAGCACGCCACACCAGATGAGTCTAAAGCGGATCTTGGCCTAACGCCGCCCCAGATGGCAGAGACTATTATGGCTAAATTTGCTGTGCCTCAACCTACGGTAGCCGTTGGCTAA
- a CDS encoding FAD-dependent oxidoreductase, with translation MYALKFAITRWGQDPFSYGAYSFIPPLASPQDYRTLAQPIEGRLLFAGEATHDRYPATVHGAYLSGDRAAREWLSAA, from the coding sequence TTGTATGCCTTAAAATTTGCTATTACCCGCTGGGGGCAAGATCCGTTTAGCTACGGTGCCTACTCGTTTATTCCTCCCTTAGCCAGCCCCCAAGACTACCGCACCCTTGCCCAACCCATTGAGGGGCGGCTATTGTTTGCTGGCGAAGCCACCCACGATCGCTATCCGGCCACAGTGCATGGCGCCTATTTGAGCGGCGATCGCGCTGCTAGGGAATGGCTGTCAGCAGCCTAG
- the ppc gene encoding phosphoenolpyruvate carboxylase translates to MASVLDVTNRDRSVESESLAAQTLRDRLRLVEEVLVDVLAAESGQELVDLLRRLGALSSPEGHALHPPEGELLKVIESLELSQSIRAARAFNLYFQIINILEQHYEQQYNRERVLQEGLRRRSVMSEPISGVSGEGFPLAHNAANATDVRSGPSERLEHSLYEATPATQQHGSFSWLFPRLRTLNVPPKYIQKLLDQLDIKLVFTAHPTEIVRQTIRDKQRRVARLLEQMDTVEGASPHLTDWTAHTLRAQLMEEIRLWWRTDELHQFKPEVLDEVEYTLHYFKEVIFAAIPQLYRRLQQSLKESFPYLTPPRYNFCRFGSWVGGDRDGNPSVKPEVTWQTACYQRNLVLEEYLKSVERLINLLSLSLHWCDVLPDLLDSLEQDQRQLPSVYDQYAVRYRQEPYRLKLTYVLKRLQNTRDRNRNLQTYCIRRPDAESLNSGQYYAHGHEFLAELTLIQRNLKETGLTCRELDDLICQVEVFGFNLAALDIRQESTCHADALNEITAYLGVLPCPYNELSETERTRWLLSELSTRRPLIPGELPFSDRTNEIIETFRMVRQLQQEFGTDLCHTYIISMSHDVSDLLEVLLFAKEAGLFDPVTGASTVQAIPLFETVEDLRRAPAVLTQLFSLPFCHNYLASHTTPFLQEVMLGYSDSNKDSGFLSSNWEIYKAQQRLQKIAEAFGFQLRIFHGRGGSVGRGGGPAYAAILAQPEQTINGRIKITEQGEVLASKYSLPELALFNLETVATAVIQASLLRSSIDEIQPWHEIMEELAMRSRQCYRHLIYEQPEFIEFFNEVTPIQEISQLQISSRPTRRGGKKTLESLRAIPWVFSWTQTRFLLPAWYGVGTALKEFLDEKPAEHLSLLRYFYYKWPFFRMVISKVEMTLAKVDLEIGRYYVQELSAPPNRQSFFRLYDQIAEEYRLTSELILTITGHERLLDGDPALQRSVQLRNRTIVPLGFLQVSLLKRLRQHNSQTTSGAILRSRYGRGELLRGALLTINGVAAGMRNTG, encoded by the coding sequence ATGGCATCAGTCCTCGATGTAACCAATCGCGATCGCTCCGTAGAAAGTGAAAGTTTAGCAGCACAAACGTTACGCGATCGCTTGCGGCTAGTTGAAGAGGTCTTGGTGGATGTCCTTGCTGCCGAATCGGGGCAAGAGCTTGTGGATCTGTTGCGGCGCTTGGGTGCCTTGTCATCGCCAGAAGGCCATGCTCTGCATCCACCGGAAGGCGAATTACTCAAAGTGATTGAGTCATTGGAACTGAGCCAATCCATCCGTGCAGCGCGTGCCTTTAACCTTTACTTTCAAATCATCAATATTCTTGAGCAGCATTACGAACAGCAGTACAACCGTGAGCGAGTGCTGCAAGAGGGGTTGCGGCGGCGCAGCGTCATGAGTGAACCCATCTCCGGCGTGAGTGGCGAGGGCTTTCCCTTAGCCCATAATGCGGCCAATGCGACGGATGTTCGCAGCGGGCCAAGCGAGCGCCTAGAGCATAGTTTGTACGAAGCTACCCCCGCCACGCAGCAGCACGGCTCCTTTTCATGGCTGTTTCCTCGCCTGCGCACCCTGAATGTGCCCCCTAAGTATATTCAAAAACTACTGGATCAGCTTGACATTAAGCTGGTTTTCACGGCGCATCCAACGGAAATTGTGCGCCAGACCATCCGTGATAAGCAGCGGCGGGTGGCACGGCTGCTGGAGCAAATGGATACCGTTGAGGGAGCCTCGCCCCACCTCACCGATTGGACGGCTCACACCCTACGCGCCCAACTGATGGAGGAAATCCGCCTGTGGTGGCGCACCGATGAGCTGCACCAGTTCAAGCCGGAAGTGCTTGATGAAGTGGAATATACGCTTCACTATTTCAAAGAGGTGATTTTTGCAGCGATTCCCCAGTTGTATCGCCGCCTCCAGCAATCCCTCAAAGAGAGCTTTCCCTATCTCACTCCCCCCCGCTACAACTTCTGCCGTTTTGGTTCGTGGGTCGGGGGCGATCGCGACGGTAACCCCTCCGTTAAACCGGAAGTCACATGGCAAACCGCTTGCTATCAGCGCAACTTAGTTCTGGAAGAGTACCTAAAATCTGTTGAGCGGCTGATTAACCTGCTTAGCCTGTCACTGCACTGGTGTGATGTGCTACCGGACTTGCTAGACTCCCTTGAACAAGATCAACGGCAACTCCCCAGTGTTTACGATCAGTATGCGGTGCGCTATCGCCAAGAACCCTACCGTCTCAAACTCACCTATGTCCTCAAACGGCTGCAAAACACGCGCGATCGCAACCGTAACCTCCAAACCTACTGCATTCGCCGCCCAGATGCCGAGTCCCTCAACAGTGGTCAGTACTATGCCCACGGCCATGAATTTTTAGCAGAGCTAACCCTGATCCAACGCAACCTCAAAGAAACGGGACTGACCTGTCGGGAACTGGACGACCTTATCTGCCAAGTAGAGGTGTTTGGGTTTAATTTGGCAGCCTTAGACATTCGCCAAGAAAGCACGTGCCATGCCGATGCCCTCAACGAAATCACCGCCTACTTAGGCGTGCTGCCCTGTCCCTACAATGAGCTATCGGAAACCGAGCGAACCCGCTGGCTCCTGAGTGAGCTATCGACCCGCCGCCCCCTCATCCCGGGCGAACTCCCCTTTAGCGATCGCACCAATGAAATCATTGAAACCTTTCGTATGGTGCGGCAACTGCAACAGGAATTTGGTACTGATTTGTGCCACACCTACATTATTAGTATGAGCCACGATGTCAGCGATCTGCTAGAGGTGCTGCTCTTTGCCAAGGAAGCAGGGCTGTTTGATCCGGTGACGGGTGCCAGTACGGTACAAGCGATTCCCCTCTTTGAAACCGTAGAGGACTTAAGACGCGCCCCAGCGGTCTTGACGCAGTTGTTTTCCTTGCCCTTCTGCCACAATTATCTGGCCAGCCATACCACCCCCTTCCTACAGGAAGTCATGCTGGGCTATTCCGACAGCAATAAGGATTCGGGCTTTTTAAGTAGTAATTGGGAAATTTATAAAGCACAGCAGCGGTTGCAAAAAATTGCCGAAGCCTTTGGATTTCAACTGCGGATTTTCCACGGACGGGGTGGCTCCGTCGGACGGGGCGGCGGACCTGCCTACGCAGCGATTTTGGCGCAACCCGAACAAACGATTAATGGCCGCATTAAAATTACCGAGCAGGGAGAAGTGCTGGCCTCGAAGTATTCCCTGCCGGAATTGGCGCTCTTTAACCTAGAAACGGTCGCAACAGCGGTTATTCAAGCCAGCTTACTCCGCAGTAGCATTGACGAAATTCAGCCATGGCATGAAATCATGGAGGAGTTGGCCATGCGATCGCGCCAGTGCTATCGCCATCTCATCTACGAGCAGCCAGAGTTCATTGAGTTTTTTAACGAAGTGACCCCGATCCAAGAAATTAGCCAACTGCAAATTAGCTCGCGACCAACTCGCCGAGGGGGCAAAAAAACCCTAGAGAGTCTGCGGGCTATTCCATGGGTATTTAGCTGGACGCAAACGCGCTTCTTGCTGCCTGCTTGGTATGGGGTTGGCACTGCCCTCAAGGAGTTTTTAGACGAGAAACCTGCTGAGCACCTCTCGTTGCTGCGCTATTTCTACTACAAGTGGCCTTTTTTCCGGATGGTGATCTCGAAGGTGGAGATGACCCTTGCCAAAGTCGATCTAGAAATTGGCCGCTACTACGTCCAAGAACTGAGTGCCCCCCCAAATCGCCAGTCGTTCTTCCGCCTTTACGATCAAATTGCTGAGGAGTACCGACTCACTAGTGAACTGATTTTGACAATTACTGGGCACGAGCGATTACTAGATGGCGACCCAGCCTTGCAGCGCTCTGTGCAGTTACGCAATCGCACCATTGTGCCGTTGGGGTTCTTACAGGTGTCGCTACTAAAACGCCTGCGCCAGCACAACAGCCAAACCACCTCCGGGGCAATTTTGCGCTCCCGCTATGGTCGGGGGGAACTGCTGCGGGGGGCATTGCTGACCATCAATGGTGTAGCCGCTGGGATGCGCAATACGGGCTAA
- a CDS encoding DUF3352 domain-containing protein, producing MQSRHRSNWFIVLLVSLCWFMLVCEPAQAAVVDDMVLVPRYALSALRFHKRPTVEPLRRLWDTALTPQLATWGWQWSDMATWAQDEGVLVQLPCATQCDAPRLLWIWHLKRPDAATAFLNQYWQDHAFDTQTYQGVPVQVGERVATATLGDRLLVATDPAAILASLGSRRAKDANLGGVAFYQEALAQFNDQDSLLFYANLHPFTPENQFAPAYDRLLVGVRSHNNEIHLEIALHATAAPAVASVPLPLDDLRALGDRPTLVLAGRQLPTTYRDLLANLETFSVATTPRGTPIVPELLRDFTLGVDLEEIIFPLATDRYTLALWRQPAGWQWWWQTRQTPETPTLLKKLDEQARSAGYDVNRLVLDKQAVTAWVKLALAADTSEGLAAEVAAVYQQDNDTLTLASALPYLMPAKQRAPWLSDELTRQRRAIVGLAYAQWSDLYPYLAERVPLLAYLNGLTAGWLGRLQSITWVNYGASDRLQRSEIIVTTN from the coding sequence ATGCAATCGCGCCATCGATCCAACTGGTTCATTGTTTTGCTCGTTAGTCTGTGCTGGTTCATGCTGGTTTGTGAGCCAGCCCAGGCGGCAGTTGTGGATGATATGGTACTTGTGCCGCGCTACGCCCTGAGCGCCCTCAGGTTCCATAAGCGTCCGACCGTCGAGCCACTGCGCAGGCTGTGGGACACGGCACTCACGCCCCAATTAGCTACGTGGGGCTGGCAGTGGTCTGATATGGCAACGTGGGCACAGGACGAGGGAGTACTGGTACAGTTGCCCTGTGCAACTCAGTGTGATGCGCCACGGTTGCTATGGATTTGGCACTTGAAGCGACCAGACGCTGCCACTGCCTTCTTGAACCAGTATTGGCAAGATCATGCGTTTGATACCCAGACCTACCAAGGGGTTCCGGTGCAGGTGGGCGAGCGGGTCGCCACAGCAACCTTGGGCGATCGCCTGTTAGTGGCCACCGATCCCGCCGCGATCCTCGCTAGCTTGGGCAGCCGTAGGGCGAAGGATGCCAACCTTGGGGGGGTAGCCTTTTATCAAGAGGCACTGGCGCAATTTAATGATCAAGACAGCCTCCTTTTCTATGCCAACCTGCACCCCTTCACCCCAGAGAACCAGTTTGCCCCAGCCTACGATCGCCTCCTAGTGGGGGTTCGTAGCCACAATAATGAGATTCACCTAGAAATTGCTCTCCATGCCACTGCTGCACCGGCGGTAGCTTCCGTACCATTGCCCTTGGATGACCTGCGCGCCCTTGGCGATCGCCCCACATTGGTCTTAGCCGGACGGCAGTTGCCCACCACCTACCGTGACCTGCTGGCCAACCTAGAGACATTCAGCGTGGCCACGACCCCTAGGGGTACCCCTATTGTCCCTGAACTGCTGCGGGATTTCACGCTGGGGGTAGATCTAGAAGAGATAATTTTCCCCTTGGCCACAGATCGCTACACCCTTGCACTGTGGCGGCAACCAGCGGGTTGGCAATGGTGGTGGCAAACCCGCCAAACCCCCGAAACCCCCACACTATTGAAAAAACTGGATGAGCAAGCGCGCTCCGCTGGCTATGACGTGAATCGCCTAGTGCTGGATAAGCAAGCAGTGACTGCATGGGTCAAGCTTGCCCTTGCCGCCGACACCAGCGAAGGTTTAGCCGCAGAGGTAGCAGCGGTCTATCAGCAAGACAACGACACCCTAACCCTTGCTTCGGCACTCCCCTACCTGATGCCTGCCAAGCAACGGGCACCATGGCTGAGCGACGAACTGACCCGTCAACGGCGTGCTATTGTTGGCCTAGCCTATGCCCAATGGTCAGATCTCTACCCTTACCTAGCGGAGCGGGTGCCCCTGTTGGCCTACCTGAATGGTCTAACGGCTGGTTGGCTAGGGCGGCTGCAAAGCATTACATGGGTGAACTATGGTGCTAGCGATCGCCTCCAGCGCAGTGAAATAATTGTTACCACCAATTGA
- a CDS encoding phosphoribulokinase, whose translation MSSKPDRVVLIGVAGDSGCGKSTFLRRLADLFGEEFLTVICLDDYHSLDRKQRKETGITALDPRANNFDLMYEQIKALKNGESIMKPIYNHETGTIDPPERIDPNHVVVIEGLHPLYDERVRSLIDFSVYLDISDDVKIAWKIKRDMAERGHTYDDVIASINARRPDFMAYIDPQKQYADVVLQILPTQLVKEEKVGNILRVRMLQRDGVPGFDPVYLFDEGSTISWVPCGRKLTCSYPGIRLSYGPDEYYGHSVSVLEVDGRFEKLDEVIYIESHLSNTSTKYYGEMTELLLKHRDYPGSDNGSGLFQVLTGLKMRATYERLTSRTVATVSNR comes from the coding sequence ATGAGCAGTAAGCCAGACCGTGTGGTTCTCATCGGCGTTGCTGGAGACTCCGGCTGTGGTAAATCAACATTCTTGCGCCGACTGGCCGATCTGTTTGGCGAAGAATTTTTGACTGTGATTTGCCTAGATGATTATCACAGTCTGGATCGCAAGCAGCGAAAAGAAACGGGGATTACGGCTCTTGACCCCCGCGCCAATAATTTTGATTTGATGTACGAGCAGATTAAAGCGCTCAAAAATGGCGAATCGATTATGAAGCCCATCTACAACCATGAAACGGGCACCATTGATCCGCCAGAAAGAATTGATCCTAACCATGTCGTTGTGATTGAGGGGTTACACCCCCTTTATGATGAGCGGGTGCGCTCCCTGATTGACTTTAGCGTCTATCTCGATATTAGCGATGATGTCAAAATCGCTTGGAAAATCAAACGGGATATGGCGGAGCGGGGGCACACTTACGATGATGTGATTGCCTCCATCAATGCCCGTCGCCCTGACTTTATGGCCTACATTGACCCCCAAAAGCAGTACGCCGATGTGGTGCTACAAATTCTGCCAACGCAGCTAGTGAAAGAAGAGAAAGTAGGGAATATTCTACGGGTGCGGATGTTGCAGCGGGATGGCGTTCCGGGCTTTGATCCGGTTTACCTCTTTGACGAAGGCTCAACTATTTCTTGGGTGCCCTGCGGTCGTAAGCTTACCTGTTCCTACCCCGGCATTCGCCTCAGCTATGGTCCTGACGAATACTATGGTCACTCGGTTTCGGTGCTTGAAGTGGATGGCCGCTTTGAAAAGCTGGATGAGGTGATCTACATCGAAAGCCACCTCAGCAATACATCGACAAAGTACTATGGTGAAATGACAGAGCTACTGCTGAAGCACCGTGACTACCCAGGCTCTGATAATGGCTCTGGCTTGTTCCAAGTGTTGACGGGGTTAAAAATGCGCGCCACTTACGAACGACTGACCTCCCGAACGGTGGCCACGGTAAGTAATCGTTAG
- a CDS encoding type II toxin-antitoxin system HicB family antitoxin produces the protein MALSNYMNAALDRAVYRIDPEDGLIYGEIPGFDGVSAKGKTLIDCREHLSELLEDWIYFHVSRGIPVPIIDGIEVPIREVF, from the coding sequence ATGGCTCTGTCTAACTATATGAATGCAGCACTGGATCGAGCTGTCTATCGTATCGACCCCGAAGATGGCTTGATCTACGGTGAAATTCCCGGCTTTGATGGCGTCAGCGCCAAGGGAAAAACCCTCATTGACTGCCGCGAGCACCTGTCGGAATTACTGGAAGATTGGATCTATTTCCATGTCTCCCGCGGCATCCCTGTGCCAATCATTGATGGGATTGAAGTCCCGATTCGTGAGGTCTTTTAG
- the hemG gene encoding protoporphyrinogen oxidase, translating to MSEPIVVDVAVVGAGLSGLSVAWRLQQVAPQYKVVVLEASDRLGGNITTEARDGFVWELGPNSFAPTPALLHLIAEVGLQDQLLRGDRRLPRYIYWRGKLHPLEPTRPLALATSGLLSPWGKLRAALGAFGFVPPYLRDADESVSSFFQRHLGKEVAERLVAPFVSGVYAGDPQQLSAAAAFRRIVQLEQLGGALIPGALRLRRQQPPKPTPPKGLEMRPGELGSFQEGLSALPRAIAHHLAAPIHLQTALHQLTPELSGGYTLSATTPDGEQAWRARSVVLATPAYVTADLLRPWQPTIAAGLEAIPYPAVACVVLAYPAAVGVTARPGFGVLIPRTQGLRTLGTIWSSCLFPERTPSGWQVFTSFIGGATDPELATLEPEAIVQQVQQDLEHMLALPPAKARLLGMKLWRRAIPQYTLGYPQQWQQITHALKHLPGLFLCSNYAAGVALGDRVEHGYNTAAAVDAYLGGTYGSV from the coding sequence GTGAGTGAACCTATTGTCGTAGATGTTGCTGTTGTTGGGGCGGGGTTAAGCGGCCTGAGTGTTGCATGGCGGTTGCAACAGGTGGCACCGCAGTACAAGGTGGTGGTGCTGGAGGCCAGCGATCGCCTAGGCGGGAACATCACGACCGAAGCGCGGGACGGCTTTGTGTGGGAATTGGGCCCCAATAGTTTTGCGCCCACCCCTGCCCTGCTGCACCTTATTGCCGAGGTGGGGCTTCAGGATCAACTGCTGCGGGGCGATCGCCGCCTGCCCCGTTACATTTATTGGCGCGGCAAGCTCCACCCTTTAGAGCCTACCCGCCCCCTCGCCCTCGCCACGAGCGGGTTACTTAGCCCTTGGGGAAAACTGCGAGCCGCCTTAGGTGCCTTTGGCTTTGTCCCGCCCTACCTTAGGGATGCCGATGAATCCGTTAGCTCGTTTTTTCAGCGCCACTTAGGGAAAGAGGTAGCCGAGCGATTGGTTGCGCCCTTTGTGTCTGGGGTTTATGCTGGCGATCCACAACAACTGAGTGCAGCGGCGGCCTTTCGGCGCATTGTCCAACTGGAGCAGCTCGGCGGTGCTCTCATACCGGGTGCCCTACGGCTACGGCGGCAGCAGCCCCCCAAGCCCACCCCCCCAAAGGGACTCGAGATGCGTCCAGGGGAACTGGGGTCGTTTCAGGAGGGATTAAGTGCCCTCCCGCGGGCGATCGCCCACCACTTAGCAGCACCCATTCACTTACAAACGGCACTGCATCAGCTTACCCCCGAACTCAGCGGCGGCTATACCCTAAGCGCCACCACCCCTGATGGCGAGCAAGCATGGCGTGCCCGTAGTGTGGTGCTGGCCACCCCCGCCTATGTCACCGCAGACCTCCTGCGGCCATGGCAACCCACAATTGCTGCCGGTCTAGAGGCCATTCCCTACCCAGCGGTGGCCTGCGTGGTCTTGGCCTATCCTGCCGCGGTGGGGGTAACCGCTCGTCCCGGCTTTGGGGTACTGATTCCCCGCACTCAAGGATTACGCACCCTTGGCACAATTTGGTCATCTTGCTTGTTTCCCGAGCGCACGCCGTCTGGCTGGCAAGTGTTTACCAGCTTTATTGGTGGGGCAACGGATCCTGAATTGGCGACGCTTGAACCCGAGGCCATTGTCCAGCAGGTGCAGCAGGATTTAGAGCACATGCTTGCCTTACCCCCAGCCAAAGCCCGCTTATTGGGGATGAAACTGTGGCGGCGAGCCATTCCCCAATACACCCTTGGCTATCCGCAGCAGTGGCAGCAGATCACCCACGCCCTGAAGCACCTGCCCGGCCTATTCCTGTGTAGTAATTACGCGGCTGGCGTTGCCCTAGGCGATCGCGTCGAACATGGGTATAACACTGCTGCTGCGGTGGATGCCTACTTAGGAGGGACGTATGGCTCTGTCTAA
- the ilvN gene encoding acetolactate synthase small subunit codes for MKHTLSVLVEDEAGVLTRIAGLFARRGFNIESLAVGPAEQLGISRITMVVPGDDAIIEQLTKQLYKLINVLKVQDITTTPCVERELMLLKVNATASTRSEILELVQIFRAKVVDVADESLTIEVSGDPGKMVAIVQMLNKFGIREIARTGKIALVRESGVNTEYLKSLEARV; via the coding sequence ATGAAACATACACTGTCGGTACTAGTAGAAGATGAAGCGGGAGTGCTGACCCGCATTGCTGGCCTATTTGCACGGCGCGGCTTCAATATCGAGAGTCTTGCCGTTGGACCTGCAGAGCAGTTGGGGATCTCTCGGATCACGATGGTGGTGCCCGGCGATGATGCCATCATTGAGCAGCTGACTAAGCAGCTTTATAAACTCATTAACGTCCTTAAAGTACAGGACATTACAACCACTCCTTGCGTTGAGCGCGAACTAATGCTGCTCAAAGTCAATGCAACGGCCAGTACTCGCTCGGAAATTTTAGAACTGGTGCAAATTTTCCGTGCCAAGGTGGTGGATGTGGCCGATGAGTCATTGACCATTGAAGTCTCTGGTGACCCCGGTAAGATGGTGGCCATTGTCCAAATGCTCAATAAGTTCGGCATTCGTGAAATTGCCCGCACGGGTAAGATTGCCCTTGTGCGCGAGTCAGGGGTGAATACAGAGTATCTGAAATCGCTGGAGGCACGGGTTTAA
- a CDS encoding SDR family NAD(P)-dependent oxidoreductase, whose product MSMIQEQVVLITGASSGIGAACAEVFAAAGARLILWARRQDRLDTLAKRLPQECTVLTQAVDVRDRPQVLAALASLPPDMANIQILINNAGLSRGLEPFAEAQISDWEEMIDTNLKGLLYVTRAILPDMIARRQGHIINVGSIAGHQVYAGGHVYCATKAGVQALSQGLRLDLLGTPIRVTEIDPGMVATEFSEVRFHGDRQRAAAVYRGMTPLSAHDVAEVILFAATRPAHVNLNQIVLMPVDQASTTMVYRRNSEAEA is encoded by the coding sequence CTGTCCATGATTCAGGAGCAGGTCGTTTTGATTACGGGTGCCAGCAGTGGCATTGGTGCGGCCTGCGCTGAAGTGTTTGCCGCAGCAGGCGCACGCCTTATTCTGTGGGCGCGGCGGCAGGATCGCCTAGATACCCTAGCAAAGCGCCTGCCACAGGAGTGCACCGTCTTAACCCAAGCCGTGGATGTGCGCGATCGCCCTCAAGTCTTGGCAGCCCTAGCATCTCTGCCACCGGACATGGCCAACATTCAAATTCTGATTAACAATGCTGGCCTCAGCCGCGGCCTTGAACCCTTTGCCGAAGCGCAGATTAGCGACTGGGAGGAAATGATTGACACCAACTTGAAGGGGCTGCTCTACGTGACCCGCGCCATTTTACCCGACATGATTGCTCGACGGCAGGGGCATATTATTAACGTTGGATCCATTGCCGGGCACCAAGTCTATGCTGGTGGCCATGTCTATTGCGCCACCAAAGCAGGGGTACAGGCGCTGAGCCAAGGGCTGCGGCTGGATCTCCTCGGCACCCCCATTCGTGTCACTGAAATTGACCCCGGGATGGTGGCCACCGAATTTAGTGAGGTTCGCTTCCATGGCGATCGCCAGCGTGCTGCCGCCGTCTATCGCGGCATGACACCCCTAAGTGCCCACGATGTTGCGGAAGTCATCCTTTTTGCAGCAACCCGACCTGCCCACGTCAACCTGAACCAGATTGTCCTGATGCCCGTGGATCAAGCTAGCACCACCATGGTTTACCGGCGCAATTCAGAAGCGGAAGCCTGA